The following coding sequences lie in one Arabidopsis thaliana chromosome 3, partial sequence genomic window:
- the MYB4R1 gene encoding myb domain protein 4r1, producing MNDSHGKKKQVHNSDNEPSSEILSRSNTCESFPDHGKSVVTVPDSEDVQDGHMPAASSSFPEAARAFVDAIRRNRAYQKFLRGKLAEIEATIEQNEKHKKNVRIVKDFQASCKRITKLALCQRKDPRVELISTRKSGPCDSSEVIGPCDSFEGNDKKISPLTLGPAENPCVENYRMALEKYPISVKRRKWSTEENKNLAKGLKQEVQKILLSEAIERSSDLEGATYDIDTINESIGNLEITPEMIRQFLPKINWDSLDIKDRSAAECEARWMSSEDPLINHGPWTAAEDKNLLRTIEQTSLTDWVDIAVSLGTNRTPFQCLARYQRSLNPSILKKEWTAEEDDQLRTAVELFGEKDWQSVANVLKGRTGTQCSNRWKKSLRPTRKGTWSLEEDKRVKVAVTLFGSQNWHKISQFVPGRTQTQCRERWLNCLDPKVNRGKWTEEEDEKLREAIAEHGYSWSKVATNLSCRTDNQCLRRWKRLYPHQVALLQEARRLQKEASVGNFVDRESERPALVTSPILALPDISLEPEPDSVALKKKRKAKQKKSDAERQPKRRRKGLKNCSGDVCRQENETVCENEPNNGGEERMLALECHDEIQDNAKEKPKQRRKSVAETVCENEPNNGGEERMLALECDNEIQDNAKEKRKRRRKSVAETSNNTTGLKKLTPRRRKISAVVPIKNQDAPN from the exons ATGAATGATTCTCACGGGAAGAAAAAGCAGGTACATAACTCGGACAATGAACCTTCAAGCGAAATATTGAGTAGATCTAATACTTGTGAAAGCTTTCCAGATCACGGGAAATCAGTTGTCACTGTGCCAGACTCAGAGGATGTACAAGATGGTCATATGCCAGCTGCGAGTTCAAGTTTCCCTGAAGCTGCACGAGCGTTTGTTGATGCAATCAGGAGAAACAGAGCATATCAGAAATTTCTTAGAGGAAAATTGGCAGAAATTGAAGCAACGATCGAGCAGAACgagaaacacaagaaaaatgtTAGAATAGTCAAAGATTTTCAAGCTTCTTGCAAGAGAATTACTAAACTGGCACTCTGTCAGAGGAAAGATCCTCGTGTCGAATTAATCTCAACACGGAAATCTGGGCCTTGTGATAGCTCCGAGGTAATTGGGCCTTGTGATAGCTTCGAG ggtAATGATAAAAAGATATCTCCTTTGACGTTGGGTCCAGCGGAAAACCCTTGTGTTGAAAATTATAGGATGGCACTAGAGAAATATCCAATTTCAGTGAAACGCAGAAAATGGTCTACTGAGGAGAACAAAAACCTCGCAAAAGGTTTAAAACAAGAAGTTCAAAAGATACTGCTTTCTGAAGCAATTGAACGGTCCAG TGACTTGGAAGGAGCTACATATGATATAGACACTATCAATGAATCGATCGGAAATCTTGAGATCACACCAGAAATGATTAGGCAGTTTCTTCCGAAAATTAACTGGGATTCGTTGGATATCAAGGACCGTTCTGCTGCAGAATGTGAAGCTCG GTGGATGAGCTCGGAAGATCCATTGATTAACCACGGTCCGTGGACTGCAGCAGAGGACAAAAACCTACTCCGAACTATCGAACAAACGAGTCTTACAGACTGGGTTGATATCGCGGTGTCACTAGGGACAAATAGGACCCCATTTCAATGTTTGGCTCGATATCAGAGAAGCTTGAATCCAAGCATATTGAAAAAAGAATGGACTGCAGAGGAAGATGACCAACTTCGTACTGCAGTAGAGTTATTTGGGGAGAAAGACTGGCAATCTGTTGCAAATGTATTAAAAGGAAGAACTGGAACTCAGTGCTCGAATAG ATGGAAAAAGTCGCTTCGCCCTACCAGAAAAGGGACATGGAGCTTAGAGGAAGACAAACGTGTAAAGGTAGCTGTGACACTCTTTGGATCTCAAAACTGGCATAAAATTTCTCAGTTTGTTCCTGGACGGACTCAGACTCAGTGTCGGGAGAGATGGTTAAATTGTTTAGATCCCAAAGTAAATCGTGGGAAGTGGACTGAGGAAGAGGATGAAAAGTTGAGAGAAGCAATTGCAGAGCATGGATATAGCTGGTCTAAGGTGGCTACTAATCTGTCATGTCGTACTGACAATCAGTGCTTGAGGAGATGGAAGAGATTATATCCTCATCAAGTGGCTCTTTTACAAGAAGCTAGAAGGTTACAAAAAGAAGCTAGTGTAGGTAATTTTGTTGATCGGGAATCAGAGCGTCCTGCTCTTGTCACAAGCCCTATTTTGGCACTACCGGATATATCTCTAGAGCCAGAACCCGATAGTGTAGCCCTGAAGAAGAAACGCAAAGCCAA GCAGAAGAAGTCAGATGCAGAGAGACAACCAAAGAGACGGAGAAAAGGATTAAAGAACTGCTCAGGAGATGTATGTAGACAAGAGAATGAGACTGTTTGTGAAAATGAACCGAACAATGGAGGAGAGGAAAGGATGTTGGCATTGGAATGTCATGACGAGATCCAAGACAATGCAAAGGAGAAGCCAAAACAAAGACGCAAAAGTGTTGCAGAAACTGTTTGTGAAAATGAACCAAACAATGGAGGAGAGGAGAGGATGTTGGCATTGGAATGTGATAACGAGATCCAAGACAATGCAAAGGAGAAACGAAAACGAAGACGCAAAAGTGTTGCAGAAACATCTAACAACACCACTGgtttaaaaaaacttacgCCTAGGAGAAGGAAAATATCTGCAGTTGTTCCTATTAAGAACCAAGATGCACCaaattag
- the MYB4R1 gene encoding myb domain protein 4r1 (myb domain protein 4r1 (MYB4R1); CONTAINS InterPro DOMAIN/s: MYB-like (InterPro:IPR017877), SANT, DNA-binding (InterPro:IPR001005), Myb, DNA-binding (InterPro:IPR014778), Homeodomain-like (InterPro:IPR009057), Myb transcription factor (InterPro:IPR015495), Homeodomain-related (InterPro:IPR012287), HTH transcriptional regulator, Myb-type, DNA-binding (InterPro:IPR017930); BEST Arabidopsis thaliana protein match is: myb domain protein 3r-3 (TAIR:AT3G09370.2); Has 22862 Blast hits to 8555 proteins in 571 species: Archae - 0; Bacteria - 1576; Metazoa - 2254; Fungi - 1468; Plants - 12920; Viruses - 9; Other Eukaryotes - 4635 (source: NCBI BLink).), translated as MNRNSLYEADDDDDDDEEDDIGEDLEDLRRACMVSDVNSDQFASKTGSIEPEGVGGGEIPSDSENEDDFEMLRTIKSQLASSKDAGRSSGPPMGLSLLSDSESEDDFEMIRSIKSQLSLSMDVSLPPIGLSDDEEDDAFETLRAIRRRFSAYKNFDSEGKFMNDSHGKKKQVHNSDNEPSSEILSRSNTCESFPDHGKSVVTVPDSEDVQDGHMPAASSSFPEAARAFVDAIRRNRAYQKFLRGKLAEIEATIEQNEKHKKNVRIVKDFQASCKRITKLALCQRKDPRVELISTRKSGPCDSSEVIGPCDSFEGNDKKISPLTLGPAENPCVENYRMALEKYPISVKRRKWSTEENKNLAKGLKQEVQKILLSEAIERSSDLEGATYDIDTINESIGNLEITPEMIRQFLPKINWDSLDIKDRSAAECEARWMSSEDPLINHGPWTAAEDKNLLRTIEQTSLTDWVDIAVSLGTNRTPFQCLARYQRSLNPSILKKEWTAEEDDQLRTAVELFGEKDWQSVANVLKGRTGTQCSNRWKKSLRPTRKGTWSLEEDKRVKVAVTLFGSQNWHKISQFVPGRTQTQCRERWLNCLDPKVNRGKWTEEEDEKLREAIAEHGYSWSKVATNLSCRTDNQCLRRWKRLYPHQVALLQEARRLQKEASVGNFVDRESERPALVTSPILALPDISLEPEPDSVALKKKRKAKQKKSDAERQPKRRRKGLKNCSGDVCRQENETVCENEPNNGGEERMLALECHDEIQDNAKEKPKQRRKSVAETVCENEPNNGGEERMLALECDNEIQDNAKEKRKRRRKSVAETSNNTTGLKKLTPRRRKISAVVPIKNQDAPN; from the exons ATGAATCGGAACAGCCTATACGAAgctgatgacgatgatgacgatgacgaagaagatgacatCGGTGAAGACCTCGAAGATTTAAGACGCGCATGTATGGTCTCTGACGTTAATTCCGATCAATTCGCGTCAAAAACCGGTTCAATTGAACCGGAAGGAGTCGGTGGCGGAGAGATACCGTCGGATTCAGAAAACGAAGATGACTTTGAGATGCTTCGTACAATTAAGAGCCAATTAGCATCTTCCAAGGATGCGGGTAGAAGCAGTGGTCCTCCCATGGGTTTGTCCTTGCTCTCGGATTCGGAGAGTGAAGATGATTTCGAGATGATTCGGAGTATTAAGAGCCAATTGTCATTGTCCATGGATGTGTCCCTTCCTCCAATTGGTTTATctgacgatgaagaagatgatgccTTTGAAACACTTCGTGCTATTCGTAGGCGATTCTCTGCTTATAAGAATTTCG ATTCGGAAGGAAAATTCATGAATGATTCTCACGGGAAGAAAAAGCAGGTACATAACTCGGACAATGAACCTTCAAGCGAAATATTGAGTAGATCTAATACTTGTGAAAGCTTTCCAGATCACGGGAAATCAGTTGTCACTGTGCCAGACTCAGAGGATGTACAAGATGGTCATATGCCAGCTGCGAGTTCAAGTTTCCCTGAAGCTGCACGAGCGTTTGTTGATGCAATCAGGAGAAACAGAGCATATCAGAAATTTCTTAGAGGAAAATTGGCAGAAATTGAAGCAACGATCGAGCAGAACgagaaacacaagaaaaatgtTAGAATAGTCAAAGATTTTCAAGCTTCTTGCAAGAGAATTACTAAACTGGCACTCTGTCAGAGGAAAGATCCTCGTGTCGAATTAATCTCAACACGGAAATCTGGGCCTTGTGATAGCTCCGAGGTAATTGGGCCTTGTGATAGCTTCGAG ggtAATGATAAAAAGATATCTCCTTTGACGTTGGGTCCAGCGGAAAACCCTTGTGTTGAAAATTATAGGATGGCACTAGAGAAATATCCAATTTCAGTGAAACGCAGAAAATGGTCTACTGAGGAGAACAAAAACCTCGCAAAAGGTTTAAAACAAGAAGTTCAAAAGATACTGCTTTCTGAAGCAATTGAACGGTCCAG TGACTTGGAAGGAGCTACATATGATATAGACACTATCAATGAATCGATCGGAAATCTTGAGATCACACCAGAAATGATTAGGCAGTTTCTTCCGAAAATTAACTGGGATTCGTTGGATATCAAGGACCGTTCTGCTGCAGAATGTGAAGCTCG GTGGATGAGCTCGGAAGATCCATTGATTAACCACGGTCCGTGGACTGCAGCAGAGGACAAAAACCTACTCCGAACTATCGAACAAACGAGTCTTACAGACTGGGTTGATATCGCGGTGTCACTAGGGACAAATAGGACCCCATTTCAATGTTTGGCTCGATATCAGAGAAGCTTGAATCCAAGCATATTGAAAAAAGAATGGACTGCAGAGGAAGATGACCAACTTCGTACTGCAGTAGAGTTATTTGGGGAGAAAGACTGGCAATCTGTTGCAAATGTATTAAAAGGAAGAACTGGAACTCAGTGCTCGAATAG ATGGAAAAAGTCGCTTCGCCCTACCAGAAAAGGGACATGGAGCTTAGAGGAAGACAAACGTGTAAAGGTAGCTGTGACACTCTTTGGATCTCAAAACTGGCATAAAATTTCTCAGTTTGTTCCTGGACGGACTCAGACTCAGTGTCGGGAGAGATGGTTAAATTGTTTAGATCCCAAAGTAAATCGTGGGAAGTGGACTGAGGAAGAGGATGAAAAGTTGAGAGAAGCAATTGCAGAGCATGGATATAGCTGGTCTAAGGTGGCTACTAATCTGTCATGTCGTACTGACAATCAGTGCTTGAGGAGATGGAAGAGATTATATCCTCATCAAGTGGCTCTTTTACAAGAAGCTAGAAGGTTACAAAAAGAAGCTAGTGTAGGTAATTTTGTTGATCGGGAATCAGAGCGTCCTGCTCTTGTCACAAGCCCTATTTTGGCACTACCGGATATATCTCTAGAGCCAGAACCCGATAGTGTAGCCCTGAAGAAGAAACGCAAAGCCAA GCAGAAGAAGTCAGATGCAGAGAGACAACCAAAGAGACGGAGAAAAGGATTAAAGAACTGCTCAGGAGATGTATGTAGACAAGAGAATGAGACTGTTTGTGAAAATGAACCGAACAATGGAGGAGAGGAAAGGATGTTGGCATTGGAATGTCATGACGAGATCCAAGACAATGCAAAGGAGAAGCCAAAACAAAGACGCAAAAGTGTTGCAGAAACTGTTTGTGAAAATGAACCAAACAATGGAGGAGAGGAGAGGATGTTGGCATTGGAATGTGATAACGAGATCCAAGACAATGCAAAGGAGAAACGAAAACGAAGACGCAAAAGTGTTGCAGAAACATCTAACAACACCACTGgtttaaaaaaacttacgCCTAGGAGAAGGAAAATATCTGCAGTTGTTCCTATTAAGAACCAAGATGCACCaaattag
- the MYB4R1 gene encoding myb domain protein 4r1 (myb domain protein 4r1 (MYB4R1); CONTAINS InterPro DOMAIN/s: MYB-like (InterPro:IPR017877), SANT, DNA-binding (InterPro:IPR001005), Myb, DNA-binding (InterPro:IPR014778), Homeodomain-like (InterPro:IPR009057), Myb transcription factor (InterPro:IPR015495), Homeodomain-related (InterPro:IPR012287), HTH transcriptional regulator, Myb-type, DNA-binding (InterPro:IPR017930); BEST Arabidopsis thaliana protein match is: myb domain protein 3r-3 (TAIR:AT3G09370.2); Has 21136 Blast hits to 7985 proteins in 535 species: Archae - 0; Bacteria - 6; Metazoa - 2214; Fungi - 1422; Plants - 12869; Viruses - 9; Other Eukaryotes - 4616 (source: NCBI BLink).), translated as MPAASSSFPEAARAFVDAIRRNRAYQKFLRGKLAEIEATIEQNEKHKKNVRIVKDFQASCKRITKLALCQRKDPRVELISTRKSGPCDSSEVIGPCDSFEGNDKKISPLTLGPAENPCVENYRMALEKYPISVKRRKWSTEENKNLAKGLKQEVQKILLSEAIERSSDLEGATYDIDTINESIGNLEITPEMIRQFLPKINWDSLDIKDRSAAECEARWMSSEDPLINHGPWTAAEDKNLLRTIEQTSLTDWVDIAVSLGTNRTPFQCLARYQRSLNPSILKKEWTAEEDDQLRTAVELFGEKDWQSVANVLKGRTGTQCSNRWKKSLRPTRKGTWSLEEDKRVKVAVTLFGSQNWHKISQFVPGRTQTQCRERWLNCLDPKVNRGKWTEEEDEKLREAIAEHGYSWSKVATNLSCRTDNQCLRRWKRLYPHQVALLQEARRLQKEASVGNFVDRESERPALVTSPILALPDISLEPEPDSVALKKKRKAKQKKSDAERQPKRRRKGLKNCSGDVCRQENETVCENEPNNGGEERMLALECHDEIQDNAKEKPKQRRKSVAETVCENEPNNGGEERMLALECDNEIQDNAKEKRKRRRKSVAETSNNTTGLKKLTPRRRKISAVVPIKNQDAPN; from the exons ATGCCAGCTGCGAGTTCAAGTTTCCCTGAAGCTGCACGAGCGTTTGTTGATGCAATCAGGAGAAACAGAGCATATCAGAAATTTCTTAGAGGAAAATTGGCAGAAATTGAAGCAACGATCGAGCAGAACgagaaacacaagaaaaatgtTAGAATAGTCAAAGATTTTCAAGCTTCTTGCAAGAGAATTACTAAACTGGCACTCTGTCAGAGGAAAGATCCTCGTGTCGAATTAATCTCAACACGGAAATCTGGGCCTTGTGATAGCTCCGAGGTAATTGGGCCTTGTGATAGCTTCGAG ggtAATGATAAAAAGATATCTCCTTTGACGTTGGGTCCAGCGGAAAACCCTTGTGTTGAAAATTATAGGATGGCACTAGAGAAATATCCAATTTCAGTGAAACGCAGAAAATGGTCTACTGAGGAGAACAAAAACCTCGCAAAAGGTTTAAAACAAGAAGTTCAAAAGATACTGCTTTCTGAAGCAATTGAACGGTCCAG TGACTTGGAAGGAGCTACATATGATATAGACACTATCAATGAATCGATCGGAAATCTTGAGATCACACCAGAAATGATTAGGCAGTTTCTTCCGAAAATTAACTGGGATTCGTTGGATATCAAGGACCGTTCTGCTGCAGAATGTGAAGCTCG GTGGATGAGCTCGGAAGATCCATTGATTAACCACGGTCCGTGGACTGCAGCAGAGGACAAAAACCTACTCCGAACTATCGAACAAACGAGTCTTACAGACTGGGTTGATATCGCGGTGTCACTAGGGACAAATAGGACCCCATTTCAATGTTTGGCTCGATATCAGAGAAGCTTGAATCCAAGCATATTGAAAAAAGAATGGACTGCAGAGGAAGATGACCAACTTCGTACTGCAGTAGAGTTATTTGGGGAGAAAGACTGGCAATCTGTTGCAAATGTATTAAAAGGAAGAACTGGAACTCAGTGCTCGAATAG ATGGAAAAAGTCGCTTCGCCCTACCAGAAAAGGGACATGGAGCTTAGAGGAAGACAAACGTGTAAAGGTAGCTGTGACACTCTTTGGATCTCAAAACTGGCATAAAATTTCTCAGTTTGTTCCTGGACGGACTCAGACTCAGTGTCGGGAGAGATGGTTAAATTGTTTAGATCCCAAAGTAAATCGTGGGAAGTGGACTGAGGAAGAGGATGAAAAGTTGAGAGAAGCAATTGCAGAGCATGGATATAGCTGGTCTAAGGTGGCTACTAATCTGTCATGTCGTACTGACAATCAGTGCTTGAGGAGATGGAAGAGATTATATCCTCATCAAGTGGCTCTTTTACAAGAAGCTAGAAGGTTACAAAAAGAAGCTAGTGTAGGTAATTTTGTTGATCGGGAATCAGAGCGTCCTGCTCTTGTCACAAGCCCTATTTTGGCACTACCGGATATATCTCTAGAGCCAGAACCCGATAGTGTAGCCCTGAAGAAGAAACGCAAAGCCAA GCAGAAGAAGTCAGATGCAGAGAGACAACCAAAGAGACGGAGAAAAGGATTAAAGAACTGCTCAGGAGATGTATGTAGACAAGAGAATGAGACTGTTTGTGAAAATGAACCGAACAATGGAGGAGAGGAAAGGATGTTGGCATTGGAATGTCATGACGAGATCCAAGACAATGCAAAGGAGAAGCCAAAACAAAGACGCAAAAGTGTTGCAGAAACTGTTTGTGAAAATGAACCAAACAATGGAGGAGAGGAGAGGATGTTGGCATTGGAATGTGATAACGAGATCCAAGACAATGCAAAGGAGAAACGAAAACGAAGACGCAAAAGTGTTGCAGAAACATCTAACAACACCACTGgtttaaaaaaacttacgCCTAGGAGAAGGAAAATATCTGCAGTTGTTCCTATTAAGAACCAAGATGCACCaaattag
- the MYB4R1 gene encoding myb domain protein 4r1 (myb domain protein 4r1 (MYB4R1); CONTAINS InterPro DOMAIN/s: MYB-like (InterPro:IPR017877), SANT, DNA-binding (InterPro:IPR001005), Myb, DNA-binding (InterPro:IPR014778), Homeodomain-like (InterPro:IPR009057), HTH transcriptional regulator, Myb-type, DNA-binding (InterPro:IPR017930), Myb transcription factor (InterPro:IPR015495), Homeodomain-related (InterPro:IPR012287); BEST Arabidopsis thaliana protein match is: myb domain protein 3r-3 (TAIR:AT3G09370.2).), whose amino-acid sequence MNRNSLYEADDDDDDDEEDDIGEDLEDLRRACMVSDVNSDQFASKTGSIEPEGVGGGEIPSDSENEDDFEMLRTIKSQLASSKDAGRSSGPPMGLSLLSDSESEDDFEMIRSIKSQLSLSMDVSLPPIGLSDDEEDDAFETLRAIRRRFSAYKNFGKFMNDSHGKKKQITGNQLSLCQTQRMYKMVICQLRVQVSLKLHERLLMQSGETEHIRNFLEENWQKLKQRSSRTRNTRKMKDPRVELISTRKSGPCDSSEVIGPCDSFEGNDKKISPLTLGPAENPCVENYRMALEKYPISVKRRKWSTEENKNLAKGLKQEVQKILLSEAIERSSDLEGATYDIDTINESIGNLEITPEMIRQFLPKINWDSLDIKDRSAAECEARWMSSEDPLINHGPWTAAEDKNLLRTIEQTSLTDWVDIAVSLGTNRTPFQCLARYQRSLNPSILKKEWTAEEDDQLRTAVELFGEKDWQSVANVLKGRTGTQCSNRWKKSLRPTRKGTWSLEEDKRVKVAVTLFGSQNWHKISQFVPGRTQTQCRERWLNCLDPKVNRGKWTEEEDEKLREAIAEHGYSWSKVATNLSCRTDNQCLRRWKRLYPHQVALLQEARRLQKEASVGNFVDRESERPALVTSPILALPDISLEPEPDSVALKKKRKAKQKKSDAERQPKRRRKGLKNCSGDVCRQENETVCENEPNNGGEERMLALECHDEIQDNAKEKPKQRRKSVAETVCENEPNNGGEERMLALECDNEIQDNAKEKRKRRRKSVAETSNNTTGLKKLTPRRRKISAVVPIKNQDAPN is encoded by the exons ATGAATCGGAACAGCCTATACGAAgctgatgacgatgatgacgatgacgaagaagatgacatCGGTGAAGACCTCGAAGATTTAAGACGCGCATGTATGGTCTCTGACGTTAATTCCGATCAATTCGCGTCAAAAACCGGTTCAATTGAACCGGAAGGAGTCGGTGGCGGAGAGATACCGTCGGATTCAGAAAACGAAGATGACTTTGAGATGCTTCGTACAATTAAGAGCCAATTAGCATCTTCCAAGGATGCGGGTAGAAGCAGTGGTCCTCCCATGGGTTTGTCCTTGCTCTCGGATTCGGAGAGTGAAGATGATTTCGAGATGATTCGGAGTATTAAGAGCCAATTGTCATTGTCCATGGATGTGTCCCTTCCTCCAATTGGTTTATctgacgatgaagaagatgatgccTTTGAAACACTTCGTGCTATTCGTAGGCGATTCTCTGCTTATAAGAATTTCG GAAAATTCATGAATGATTCTCACGGGAAGAAAAAGCAG ATCACGGGAAATCAGTTGTCACTGTGCCAGACTCAGAGGATGTACAAGATGGTCATATGCCAGCTGCGAGTTCAAGTTTCCCTGAAGCTGCACGAGCGTTTGTTGATGCAATCAGGAGAAACAGAGCATATCAGAAATTTCTTAGAGGAAAATTGGCAGAAATTGAAGCAACGATCGAGCAGAACgagaaacacaagaaaaat GAAAGATCCTCGTGTCGAATTAATCTCAACACGGAAATCTGGGCCTTGTGATAGCTCCGAGGTAATTGGGCCTTGTGATAGCTTCGAG ggtAATGATAAAAAGATATCTCCTTTGACGTTGGGTCCAGCGGAAAACCCTTGTGTTGAAAATTATAGGATGGCACTAGAGAAATATCCAATTTCAGTGAAACGCAGAAAATGGTCTACTGAGGAGAACAAAAACCTCGCAAAAGGTTTAAAACAAGAAGTTCAAAAGATACTGCTTTCTGAAGCAATTGAACGGTCCAG TGACTTGGAAGGAGCTACATATGATATAGACACTATCAATGAATCGATCGGAAATCTTGAGATCACACCAGAAATGATTAGGCAGTTTCTTCCGAAAATTAACTGGGATTCGTTGGATATCAAGGACCGTTCTGCTGCAGAATGTGAAGCTCG GTGGATGAGCTCGGAAGATCCATTGATTAACCACGGTCCGTGGACTGCAGCAGAGGACAAAAACCTACTCCGAACTATCGAACAAACGAGTCTTACAGACTGGGTTGATATCGCGGTGTCACTAGGGACAAATAGGACCCCATTTCAATGTTTGGCTCGATATCAGAGAAGCTTGAATCCAAGCATATTGAAAAAAGAATGGACTGCAGAGGAAGATGACCAACTTCGTACTGCAGTAGAGTTATTTGGGGAGAAAGACTGGCAATCTGTTGCAAATGTATTAAAAGGAAGAACTGGAACTCAGTGCTCGAATAG ATGGAAAAAGTCGCTTCGCCCTACCAGAAAAGGGACATGGAGCTTAGAGGAAGACAAACGTGTAAAGGTAGCTGTGACACTCTTTGGATCTCAAAACTGGCATAAAATTTCTCAGTTTGTTCCTGGACGGACTCAGACTCAGTGTCGGGAGAGATGGTTAAATTGTTTAGATCCCAAAGTAAATCGTGGGAAGTGGACTGAGGAAGAGGATGAAAAGTTGAGAGAAGCAATTGCAGAGCATGGATATAGCTGGTCTAAGGTGGCTACTAATCTGTCATGTCGTACTGACAATCAGTGCTTGAGGAGATGGAAGAGATTATATCCTCATCAAGTGGCTCTTTTACAAGAAGCTAGAAGGTTACAAAAAGAAGCTAGTGTAGGTAATTTTGTTGATCGGGAATCAGAGCGTCCTGCTCTTGTCACAAGCCCTATTTTGGCACTACCGGATATATCTCTAGAGCCAGAACCCGATAGTGTAGCCCTGAAGAAGAAACGCAAAGCCAA GCAGAAGAAGTCAGATGCAGAGAGACAACCAAAGAGACGGAGAAAAGGATTAAAGAACTGCTCAGGAGATGTATGTAGACAAGAGAATGAGACTGTTTGTGAAAATGAACCGAACAATGGAGGAGAGGAAAGGATGTTGGCATTGGAATGTCATGACGAGATCCAAGACAATGCAAAGGAGAAGCCAAAACAAAGACGCAAAAGTGTTGCAGAAACTGTTTGTGAAAATGAACCAAACAATGGAGGAGAGGAGAGGATGTTGGCATTGGAATGTGATAACGAGATCCAAGACAATGCAAAGGAGAAACGAAAACGAAGACGCAAAAGTGTTGCAGAAACATCTAACAACACCACTGgtttaaaaaaacttacgCCTAGGAGAAGGAAAATATCTGCAGTTGTTCCTATTAAGAACCAAGATGCACCaaattag